A region of Planktomarina temperata RCA23 DNA encodes the following proteins:
- a CDS encoding NAD-dependent epimerase/dehydratase family protein, whose translation MFKTALVTGGNGNLGRLVAQNLEAMGTRVVSFDLPGSEGPHCDPRHAVVLGDMRDQSLLEDTLATHKPDVVIHLASMLSGSSEANPELAWDVNASSSIRLMRHCLDRNIGPFFFASTAATYGPDLASPVALNTPQWPENIYGATKVAVERMGVYLKLKQGFDFRCLRFPMVLSPSAPAGAMTAYPSHAIAAAARGDTFVMPVAPDTGMSTLYLNDVTRSIVEICSAERAALTQHAYNLHSFMFTAQDLVEAIQSRFPGFSCTFTSGSPTDDLILRWPDVFDDSAARADWGWAPHYDFDATIEALVQFANAQR comes from the coding sequence ATGTTCAAAACAGCATTGGTCACAGGCGGCAATGGAAATCTTGGCCGTTTGGTGGCGCAGAATCTGGAGGCCATGGGCACACGCGTGGTCAGCTTTGACCTGCCCGGCAGCGAAGGCCCCCATTGTGATCCACGCCATGCCGTCGTCTTAGGTGATATGCGAGACCAGAGCCTCTTGGAGGACACGCTCGCGACCCATAAGCCCGACGTGGTGATCCACCTGGCATCCATGCTTTCGGGCAGCTCTGAAGCCAATCCCGAATTGGCTTGGGACGTGAACGCCTCAAGCTCCATTCGCTTGATGCGACACTGTTTGGACCGGAACATCGGACCTTTTTTCTTCGCCAGCACCGCGGCAACCTATGGTCCTGACCTGGCCAGTCCCGTGGCCTTGAACACGCCCCAATGGCCCGAAAATATTTATGGCGCAACCAAAGTCGCGGTAGAGCGCATGGGGGTTTACCTCAAATTAAAGCAAGGATTTGATTTTCGTTGCCTGAGATTCCCTATGGTTCTGTCCCCCTCCGCCCCAGCTGGTGCCATGACCGCCTATCCAAGTCATGCCATCGCCGCTGCGGCCAGAGGCGACACCTTCGTGATGCCAGTTGCCCCAGATACCGGCATGTCGACGCTTTACCTCAATGATGTGACCCGCAGCATCGTTGAGATTTGCTCTGCCGAGCGGGCTGCATTGACCCAACATGCCTATAATCTGCACAGCTTTATGTTCACGGCCCAAGACCTCGTGGAGGCAATCCAGAGCCGTTTTCCCGGCTTTAGCTGTACGTTCACCTCAGGCAGCCCAACTGATGACCTGATCCTGCGCTGGCCAGATGTCTTTGATGACAGCGCCGCGCGCGCAGATTGGGGCTGGGCGCCGCATTATGATTTTGACGCCACCATTGAGGCGCTGGTGCAATTTGCGAATGCCCAAAGGTAA
- a CDS encoding 3-hydroxyacyl-CoA dehydrogenase NAD-binding domain-containing protein, whose protein sequence is MLDTERPVAILGAGLIGVSWAALFLHHGVHVQAWDPDPEARDALEDRVKAPMAQLRQLGAGADRPGRLTVHGELTEVFSGAFFVQENAPERLDVKHDLYRRFELHAEADALIASSASGLPWSRLSAQMDRPERLLNAHPYNPPHLVPLVELFCPAEASLARAEDLYRRIGRVPVRMKREAVGHLANRLASALWREAVHIVAEGIADVEAVDLALVNGPGLRWAVMGAHMTYHLGGGAGGMAHYLEHLGDSQEGRWSTLGTPRLTPELRAALIAGVEAEAGGKSIAQLEQERDAALIGILATRKALDT, encoded by the coding sequence ATGCTGGATACAGAGCGCCCAGTCGCGATTCTAGGAGCTGGCTTGATTGGTGTCAGCTGGGCTGCATTGTTTTTGCATCATGGAGTGCATGTGCAGGCTTGGGATCCTGATCCCGAGGCGCGGGATGCGCTGGAAGATCGGGTCAAGGCGCCCATGGCGCAACTGCGGCAATTGGGTGCGGGCGCGGACAGGCCAGGACGTTTGACAGTTCATGGTGAGCTTACAGAGGTGTTTTCAGGCGCGTTTTTCGTGCAAGAGAATGCACCTGAGCGCCTGGATGTTAAACACGATCTTTACCGCCGCTTTGAGCTACACGCCGAGGCAGATGCTCTGATTGCCTCCAGCGCCTCTGGTCTGCCCTGGTCGCGTCTGAGCGCACAGATGGACCGGCCGGAGCGTCTGCTGAACGCCCACCCCTACAACCCGCCTCATCTCGTGCCTTTGGTTGAGCTGTTTTGCCCTGCGGAGGCGAGTTTGGCCCGCGCCGAAGATCTTTACCGCCGCATTGGCCGGGTGCCGGTGCGCATGAAACGCGAGGCGGTGGGTCATTTGGCCAATCGGCTGGCGTCTGCGCTCTGGCGCGAAGCGGTGCATATCGTTGCTGAAGGCATCGCGGATGTGGAGGCGGTGGATCTTGCGTTGGTGAACGGGCCCGGGCTGCGCTGGGCCGTTATGGGCGCGCATATGACCTATCATCTGGGCGGCGGCGCTGGGGGCATGGCGCATTATCTTGAGCATCTCGGTGACAGTCAGGAGGGGCGTTGGAGCACGCTTGGCACCCCGCGATTGACCCCAGAGCTGCGGGCCGCGTTGATCGCAGGCGTTGAGGCCGAGGCCGGGGGCAAATCCATTGCGCAATTGGAGCAAGAACGCGATGCCGCTTTGATAGGCATCTTGGCCACGCGAAAGGCTCTTGATACCTGA
- the lptE gene encoding LPS assembly lipoprotein LptE, translating to MEPSSQQLYNQVLIQAPVNRAEYELVRNLEAQLGVAKSARFALRYELNVTEDNIVVSAAQEISRYSLVGELEYSLRDNNGAILTHQSAKSFTGYSATGTTVATQRAQRDAHDRLMVILADQVSTALLTLDLP from the coding sequence ATGGAGCCCAGCTCGCAGCAGCTTTACAATCAGGTCCTGATCCAAGCCCCGGTCAATCGGGCGGAATATGAGCTGGTGCGGAACTTAGAAGCGCAGCTTGGAGTCGCAAAAAGCGCGCGTTTTGCGTTGCGTTATGAATTGAACGTCACAGAGGACAATATCGTTGTCTCCGCCGCCCAAGAGATCAGCCGCTATAGCCTTGTCGGCGAGCTGGAGTATTCCTTGCGGGACAACAATGGCGCCATCCTGACCCACCAGAGTGCAAAATCATTCACCGGCTACTCCGCCACAGGCACCACCGTCGCCACCCAGCGGGCTCAGCGAGACGCCCATGACCGCTTAATGGTCATTCTGGCAGACCAAGTCTCCACGGCGCTGCTTACACTGGACCTCCCATGA
- a CDS encoding porin yields the protein MMTAGVAAAEVTFSGTANFGYNDTDATTGASVGAAFSDIDLNIAFSQELNNGYTAAASFEFDVANADQGASFNASDAVISLTNADSGIHYGDTKHGAENAWSAVGSMENDAFRVADGEMVTRADMTFGGAKIGISLGDDTNYTVTAASGTTPAVKGTEKDYISLGITGTAGSFSYALAHQNANTAWLDGDDNSAKSQQATTGVRVSTTLGGATVALGYAKNDDGGSTGIEVSYPMGALTTTASYVQEGAASAENKWDVKVAYAEGALGVTVATDESQDWNVDVSYDMGNGMNLFVGADDGGKDTYAGVSYDLGGGASLLASYANDSNNTDTDDEVGAKDYKEGMTFQLSFAF from the coding sequence GTGATGACCGCTGGTGTTGCCGCTGCAGAAGTTACCTTCTCAGGCACAGCAAACTTTGGTTACAACGACACAGATGCCACAACTGGCGCATCTGTTGGCGCTGCTTTCTCCGACATTGATCTGAACATCGCATTTTCACAAGAGCTGAACAACGGCTACACAGCCGCCGCTTCTTTTGAGTTTGACGTTGCCAATGCGGACCAAGGCGCGAGTTTCAATGCCTCTGATGCTGTGATCTCTTTGACAAATGCTGATTCCGGCATCCACTATGGTGACACGAAACATGGCGCTGAAAACGCATGGTCTGCGGTTGGCTCCATGGAAAACGACGCCTTCCGTGTCGCAGACGGCGAAATGGTGACCCGCGCTGACATGACCTTTGGCGGCGCAAAAATCGGCATCTCTTTGGGTGACGATACAAACTACACGGTCACTGCCGCATCTGGTACCACCCCCGCTGTTAAGGGAACTGAAAAAGATTACATTTCACTCGGCATCACAGGCACTGCAGGCTCATTCTCCTATGCGCTGGCCCATCAAAATGCAAACACCGCTTGGCTGGACGGTGATGACAACTCAGCAAAGTCGCAACAAGCAACAACCGGTGTTCGTGTGAGCACAACTTTGGGTGGCGCAACTGTTGCACTGGGTTATGCCAAAAACGACGATGGCGGTTCAACCGGCATTGAAGTCAGCTACCCAATGGGCGCACTCACCACAACAGCATCTTACGTTCAAGAAGGCGCAGCTAGCGCAGAAAACAAATGGGATGTGAAAGTTGCCTATGCCGAAGGCGCATTGGGTGTGACAGTTGCTACAGACGAAAGTCAGGACTGGAATGTTGACGTGTCCTACGACATGGGTAACGGCATGAACCTCTTCGTCGGTGCTGATGACGGTGGCAAAGACACATATGCTGGTGTGAGCTATGATCTCGGCGGCGGTGCATCGCTCTTGGCATCCTACGCAAATGACAGCAACAACACTGATACTGACGACGAAGTTGGTGCAAAAGACTACAAAGAAGGCATGACCTTCCAGCTTTCTTTCGCATTCTAA
- the leuS gene encoding leucine--tRNA ligase, which yields MSSYSPAEIEAKWQEAWAKGETFKAVATADRPKYYVLEMFPYPSGRIHMGHVRNYTMGDVIARYKLSTGHNVLHPMGWDAFGMPAENAAMAIGGHPKEWTYDNIATMRRQMKPLGLSIDWSREFATCDPEYYGQQQALFLDMLANGLVYRKNAMVNWDPVDMTVLANEQVIDGKGWRSNAEVERRELTQWFFNISSMSGELLSALDGLENWPAKVRLMQENWIGQSRGLEMTFPLTTPQDGHEGITVYTTRPDTLVGASFIGLAANHPLTQSLAAQNPALAEFCAECKKMDTTEAAMEKAEKKGFDTGITVQNPLGGAPLPVWVANFVMMDYGTGAIFACPAHDQRDLDFARKYDLPVIDTFFALNDDTPVTDVAFVPAKTETVRWVNQPAGLQEATGQEAIDATIDWAEALGLGIGKTQCRLRDWGLSRQRYWGCPIPVVHCDSCGVVPEKKENLPVRLPDDVTFDIPGNPLDRHPTWRNCACPACGKAARRETDTMDTFVDSSWYYARFTAPNAATPTDMAEASYWMNVDQYIGGVEHAILHLLYSRFFARAMQICGHLPPSAIEPFDALFTQGMVTHAIYKSEGKDGRPVYHYPEEVALRDGKAFLLDGGAEVTIVPSAKMSKSKNNVVDPISIISSYGADTARWFVLSDSPPERDVEWTASGAEAAFKHLNRVWQLCDKIANMDKNQSGEGDKDLLRALHKTIVDVTSGVESFGFNAAIAKLYGFTATLAKSKAGYAAQHEAIRTLAQLMAPMTPHLAEDIWAHQGGQGLIANAPWPKADPELLIEDEVTLPIQINGKRRDEITVAKDMSKEELEALVLQNNAVMKALDGATPKKLVIVPGRIVNVVI from the coding sequence ATGAGCAGCTATTCCCCCGCCGAAATCGAAGCCAAATGGCAAGAGGCATGGGCCAAAGGCGAGACCTTCAAGGCCGTGGCCACTGCCGATCGTCCGAAATATTATGTCCTGGAAATGTTCCCCTATCCATCGGGCCGCATTCACATGGGCCATGTCCGCAATTACACCATGGGCGATGTGATCGCGCGTTATAAGCTGTCTACCGGGCATAATGTTCTACACCCGATGGGCTGGGACGCCTTTGGCATGCCGGCCGAAAATGCCGCGATGGCGATCGGCGGACATCCAAAAGAATGGACCTATGACAACATCGCAACCATGCGCAGACAGATGAAGCCCTTGGGCCTGTCCATCGATTGGTCGCGCGAGTTCGCCACCTGTGACCCAGAATATTACGGACAACAACAGGCGTTGTTTCTCGATATGCTTGCCAATGGTTTGGTCTATCGCAAGAATGCGATGGTCAATTGGGATCCAGTCGATATGACGGTTCTGGCCAATGAGCAGGTGATTGACGGCAAAGGCTGGCGTTCCAATGCCGAGGTGGAACGCCGCGAGTTAACACAATGGTTCTTCAATATCTCATCGATGTCGGGCGAATTGCTCAGCGCCTTGGACGGGCTGGAAAACTGGCCTGCCAAAGTTCGGTTGATGCAGGAAAATTGGATCGGCCAATCGCGGGGGTTGGAAATGACCTTCCCGCTGACGACACCCCAAGATGGTCATGAGGGCATCACCGTTTACACCACCCGCCCCGATACATTGGTGGGCGCATCATTCATTGGACTGGCCGCGAACCACCCGCTGACCCAAAGCCTGGCAGCTCAAAACCCTGCCTTGGCGGAATTCTGTGCCGAATGTAAGAAAATGGACACAACAGAAGCCGCTATGGAAAAGGCTGAAAAGAAGGGCTTTGATACCGGCATCACCGTGCAAAATCCGCTTGGCGGCGCGCCATTGCCTGTTTGGGTCGCCAATTTTGTGATGATGGATTACGGCACCGGCGCAATCTTCGCCTGCCCCGCCCATGACCAGCGCGACCTTGATTTTGCGCGGAAATATGATCTGCCCGTGATTGATACCTTCTTTGCGCTCAACGATGATACACCCGTGACAGATGTGGCTTTCGTGCCGGCCAAAACGGAAACGGTGCGCTGGGTCAACCAACCGGCCGGCCTGCAAGAGGCCACGGGGCAAGAGGCAATTGACGCCACCATCGACTGGGCCGAAGCGCTGGGGCTTGGCATCGGAAAAACGCAATGTCGTTTGCGCGATTGGGGATTGAGCCGACAACGCTATTGGGGGTGTCCGATTCCGGTGGTGCATTGTGACAGCTGCGGCGTTGTGCCGGAGAAAAAGGAAAACCTGCCAGTCCGCCTGCCTGATGATGTGACGTTTGACATTCCGGGGAACCCGTTGGATCGGCACCCCACTTGGCGCAACTGCGCCTGCCCCGCCTGCGGCAAGGCCGCCCGCCGCGAGACCGATACCATGGATACTTTCGTGGATTCCTCTTGGTATTATGCGCGCTTCACGGCCCCCAATGCCGCCACACCTACGGATATGGCGGAGGCCAGCTATTGGATGAACGTCGATCAATATATTGGCGGCGTGGAACATGCGATTTTGCACCTGCTCTATTCGCGGTTCTTTGCCCGCGCCATGCAGATCTGTGGCCATTTGCCCCCTTCTGCGATTGAACCTTTTGACGCGCTTTTTACCCAGGGCATGGTCACCCATGCGATCTATAAATCAGAGGGCAAAGACGGCCGGCCTGTCTATCACTACCCCGAAGAGGTGGCACTCCGGGATGGAAAGGCTTTCTTGCTTGATGGCGGCGCTGAGGTCACCATTGTGCCGTCCGCAAAGATGTCGAAATCAAAAAATAACGTGGTGGATCCGATCAGCATCATCAGCAGCTACGGAGCCGATACGGCGCGGTGGTTTGTTCTGTCTGACAGTCCGCCAGAGCGCGATGTGGAGTGGACCGCTTCTGGTGCGGAAGCGGCGTTTAAGCATTTGAACCGCGTCTGGCAACTTTGCGATAAAATCGCCAATATGGACAAAAATCAATCTGGCGAAGGGGATAAGGATCTCCTGCGCGCGCTCCACAAAACCATTGTGGACGTCACATCGGGGGTGGAGAGTTTTGGCTTCAATGCAGCAATTGCCAAGCTCTATGGTTTCACCGCAACATTAGCCAAATCCAAGGCCGGATATGCCGCGCAGCATGAGGCAATCAGGACCTTGGCGCAATTGATGGCACCGATGACGCCGCATTTGGCAGAGGACATTTGGGCGCATCAAGGCGGGCAGGGGCTTATTGCCAATGCGCCTTGGCCGAAAGCAGATCCGGAGCTCTTGATCGAAGATGAGGTCACTTTGCCCATCCAAATCAACGGCAAGCGCCGTGATGAGATCACTGTGGCCAAAGATATGAGCAAAGAAGAGCTCGAAGCCTTGGTGTTGCAGAATAACGCTGTGATGAAAGCGCTTGATGGTGCTACACCTAAGAAACTTGTCATTGTACCCGGACGTATCGTCAATGTGGTTATCTAG
- a CDS encoding glutathione S-transferase family protein, protein MYTVLGSTKNRTLRVIWTLEELGLPYDQVKGDPGSAEAKAHNPSGKVPALVVDGEVLPDSVAIMSFLSDRHNALTFPAGSVERLRMDGHIHFLLEEFDSLLWVSAKNSFVNPPEHRAAEVKPVLKWEFERSLKRLEARLQGAFLMGEQFTIADILAVHCLNWAYTAKFPDASPVLKDYAKRCRARPAYVRALAER, encoded by the coding sequence ATGTATACGGTATTGGGTTCGACCAAAAATCGAACTTTGCGAGTGATTTGGACGCTTGAGGAATTGGGCTTGCCCTATGATCAGGTCAAAGGCGACCCTGGCTCAGCAGAGGCCAAGGCGCACAACCCCAGTGGTAAAGTGCCGGCCTTGGTGGTCGATGGAGAGGTTCTACCTGATAGCGTTGCGATCATGAGTTTTTTATCTGACCGTCACAATGCCCTAACCTTTCCAGCCGGATCTGTCGAACGGTTGCGCATGGATGGGCATATTCATTTCCTGCTCGAAGAATTCGACAGCCTACTCTGGGTTTCGGCGAAAAACTCTTTTGTTAATCCGCCTGAGCACCGTGCCGCCGAAGTGAAGCCCGTGTTGAAATGGGAGTTTGAACGCAGTTTAAAGCGGCTTGAAGCCCGGCTTCAGGGCGCGTTCCTCATGGGCGAGCAGTTTACAATCGCCGACATTTTGGCAGTGCATTGCCTCAATTGGGCCTATACGGCGAAATTCCCAGACGCCAGCCCTGTTTTAAAGGACTATGCCAAACGCTGCCGAGCGCGTCCGGCCTATGTAAGGGCTTTAGCGGAAAGATAA
- a CDS encoding tyrosine-type recombinase/integrase has translation MSIFSNIFKTTDFNSSNSLQEFSCFADFFDHKYYAFSKATKRRSQLELYVFDKHIRPIFGPKTLAEITSQDLDLWMTAQLEAGYKPATVNKHSSMLNRILNIAVQWGYLDTNPFKAVVIKKLPTGDYMQRFLTHTEIKSLLSACKRSTHPFLHLFVKLLLLTGARKSELRLAKWTCIDLQKGELFVAVSKSGRSRTVVLSKKALAVLEQVKLRSEALGLPITRDSWVFANPRTGQPCTSLHIAFFKARDSAGLSSVRMHDLRHTYASLLINNGASIYEVQQLLGHYNISMTERYARLFPNTLQDRVDIVADSLDFDRI, from the coding sequence ATGTCTATTTTTTCAAATATTTTTAAAACAACCGATTTCAATTCGTCTAACAGTCTCCAAGAATTCTCCTGTTTCGCAGATTTCTTCGATCATAAATACTATGCGTTCTCCAAGGCGACCAAGCGTCGGAGCCAATTGGAGCTCTATGTGTTCGACAAACACATTAGGCCAATCTTTGGGCCAAAAACCCTGGCGGAGATTACCAGCCAGGATCTCGACCTATGGATGACGGCGCAATTGGAGGCGGGCTACAAGCCTGCGACGGTGAACAAGCATTCCAGCATGTTGAACAGAATTCTAAACATTGCCGTGCAATGGGGTTATCTCGATACAAACCCATTTAAAGCTGTCGTCATCAAGAAATTGCCAACAGGCGATTATATGCAGCGCTTCTTAACCCATACGGAGATCAAAAGTCTGCTGAGCGCTTGTAAGCGCAGCACGCATCCGTTCTTGCATTTATTTGTCAAATTGCTCTTGCTCACCGGGGCACGAAAGAGCGAACTGCGCCTGGCCAAATGGACCTGCATTGATTTGCAAAAGGGCGAGCTTTTTGTTGCCGTCAGTAAAAGTGGCCGCAGCCGTACAGTGGTTTTGAGCAAAAAAGCCCTGGCGGTTCTGGAGCAGGTGAAATTGCGGTCTGAGGCTCTGGGCCTGCCGATCACCCGGGACAGCTGGGTGTTCGCCAACCCCCGCACGGGCCAACCCTGCACCAGCTTGCATATTGCGTTTTTTAAGGCTCGAGACAGCGCGGGCCTGAGCTCCGTTCGGATGCATGACTTGCGCCACACCTATGCCAGCCTTTTGATTAACAATGGCGCAAGTATTTATGAGGTTCAGCAATTGCTGGGGCATTACAATATCTCTATGACCGAACGCTATGCCCGCCTCTTTCCCAATACTTTGCAAGATCGGGTTGATATCGTCGCCGACTCGCTCGATTTTGACCGCATTTAA
- the holA gene encoding DNA polymerase III subunit delta, translating into MKLSARDAAAVFAKPNPNKTGVLIYGANAMRVALRRQQLIKGLIGPQGEEEMRLTRLQGGELRRDGAALNDAIKAVGFFPGPRVVLVEDANDNCADAILAGLADWQAGDAQMVVIGGALKPTSKIRKAFEAHPNAWSIAIFDEPPTRAEVEAALAKVGMGAVDAEASAAITDLSKAIDPGDFSQFLEKLSLYCMSQAGPVTLRDVEICAPQSTEAALDDVIGLVADLKTNEIAPVLHRVIAQGGTATGLCIAALRHFRLLHAAASDPAGAQQGVAKLRPPVYGPRRDRIQRQVGAWRRDRLEQVISLLLDTDLQLRSAGQTAPQMAQVERCFIRISMMGKR; encoded by the coding sequence ATGAAGCTCTCCGCCCGCGACGCAGCGGCGGTTTTTGCGAAGCCCAATCCCAACAAAACAGGGGTGTTGATCTATGGCGCCAATGCGATGCGCGTGGCGCTGAGGCGACAGCAATTGATCAAGGGGCTGATCGGCCCGCAGGGCGAAGAGGAAATGCGCCTCACGCGCCTGCAGGGCGGTGAGTTACGACGCGACGGGGCCGCGCTGAATGATGCCATCAAAGCAGTCGGGTTTTTCCCCGGCCCGCGCGTGGTTCTCGTGGAAGACGCCAATGACAATTGCGCCGATGCAATCCTGGCGGGATTGGCCGATTGGCAGGCCGGTGATGCGCAGATGGTTGTCATTGGCGGCGCTCTAAAGCCGACATCAAAAATCCGCAAAGCTTTTGAAGCCCATCCCAATGCCTGGTCTATCGCCATTTTTGATGAACCGCCCACCCGCGCCGAAGTGGAGGCCGCTTTGGCAAAAGTCGGCATGGGCGCGGTCGACGCTGAGGCCAGCGCGGCCATTACAGATCTTTCCAAGGCCATAGATCCCGGAGATTTCAGTCAATTCTTGGAAAAATTGTCCCTATATTGCATGTCCCAAGCCGGACCCGTCACCCTAAGAGATGTTGAGATCTGCGCGCCGCAATCCACCGAAGCGGCGCTCGATGATGTCATTGGGTTGGTGGCCGATTTGAAAACAAATGAGATTGCCCCAGTGTTGCACCGCGTGATCGCTCAGGGCGGAACCGCCACCGGGCTTTGCATTGCCGCTTTGCGCCATTTTCGCCTTCTCCACGCCGCAGCCTCTGATCCAGCAGGCGCGCAGCAAGGTGTGGCAAAGCTTCGGCCGCCGGTTTACGGGCCACGTCGAGATCGGATCCAACGGCAGGTCGGCGCTTGGCGTCGAGACCGGCTGGAACAGGTGATTTCGCTTTTGCTAGACACTGATTTGCAGCTACGATCTGCGGGGCAAACCGCGCCGCAAATGGCACAGGTTGAGAGATGTTTCATCCGAATTTCAATGATGGGGAAAAGATAA
- a CDS encoding enoyl-CoA hydratase/isomerase family protein, with translation MTSSYDTLLISRPANHVVQITLNRPDFANAFNTQMALDLVDIFESLSMDPSETRAIILTGSGTRAFCAGGDLKERYGMSNAAWSKQHLIYERMARAVITCPIPVIGAINGAAYGGGCELAAAVDFAYVARGARFAQTEVKIGIIPGAGGTQTLARAIGERRAKELIFTGEVFTAEQALDWGLANAIYPIEELLPAALQTAETIAANAPIAVRQAKLAIGRGGGMGVSDGLAMEIEAYNRTIPTEDRREGVAAFNEKRPPVFRGE, from the coding sequence ATGACGAGTTCCTATGACACCCTGTTGATTTCGAGACCTGCAAACCATGTCGTTCAAATCACTTTGAACCGCCCGGATTTTGCCAATGCGTTCAACACGCAAATGGCTTTGGATCTGGTAGATATTTTTGAATCTCTGTCCATGGACCCCAGCGAGACCCGCGCGATCATTCTCACCGGATCTGGCACCCGCGCCTTTTGTGCGGGTGGGGATTTGAAGGAGCGCTATGGGATGAGCAACGCCGCATGGTCTAAACAGCATTTGATCTATGAGCGCATGGCCCGCGCAGTGATCACCTGCCCGATTCCCGTGATTGGCGCCATAAATGGTGCAGCCTACGGCGGCGGATGCGAGTTGGCCGCAGCGGTCGATTTTGCCTATGTGGCCCGCGGCGCGCGTTTTGCACAGACCGAAGTTAAAATCGGCATCATTCCTGGCGCGGGCGGCACGCAGACCCTCGCGCGCGCGATTGGGGAGCGCCGGGCCAAGGAATTGATCTTCACCGGTGAGGTCTTCACAGCTGAGCAAGCTCTAGACTGGGGTCTTGCCAATGCCATATACCCAATTGAAGAGTTGCTCCCAGCCGCGCTCCAGACCGCTGAAACCATAGCCGCCAACGCGCCGATTGCAGTGCGGCAAGCCAAATTGGCGATTGGGCGCGGGGGCGGAATGGGGGTGTCAGATGGGTTGGCTATGGAGATTGAAGCCTATAATCGCACCATTCCGACCGAGGACCGCCGCGAGGGGGTGGCGGCCTTCAATGAAAAACGCCCGCCCGTGTTTCGCGGAGAATGA
- a CDS encoding SDR family NAD(P)-dependent oxidoreductase has translation MIFENSAVAVVSGGASGLGAATARKLSDMGARVVVFDLNTQAGEAVAQEVGGLFQHVDVADPVSVAAGFAAVVAELGTPRIMINCAGIAPAIKTVSRGAAHDPAIFAKTIQVNLIGSFNCASQAACLMAAADPCGPDGARGVIINTASVAAYDGQIGQVAYSASKGGIVGMTLPMARDLADKGIRVCAIAPGIFATPMMDGMPQEVQDALGAQVPFPRRLGQGAEYANLVGHIIDNQMLNGEVIRLDGAIRMAPR, from the coding sequence ATGATATTTGAAAACTCTGCTGTAGCCGTTGTATCAGGCGGCGCCTCTGGTTTAGGTGCGGCCACCGCGCGGAAGCTCTCGGACATGGGCGCACGGGTGGTGGTTTTTGATCTGAACACGCAGGCAGGTGAGGCCGTGGCCCAGGAGGTTGGCGGGTTGTTTCAACATGTTGACGTGGCCGATCCTGTGAGCGTCGCCGCAGGGTTTGCCGCAGTGGTCGCGGAGCTCGGCACGCCGCGCATCATGATCAACTGTGCGGGTATTGCCCCGGCCATTAAAACCGTGTCACGCGGCGCGGCGCATGATCCTGCGATATTTGCGAAAACGATCCAAGTGAATCTGATTGGCAGTTTCAATTGCGCATCTCAAGCCGCTTGTTTAATGGCAGCCGCAGATCCATGCGGACCCGACGGCGCGCGGGGTGTGATTATCAACACAGCTTCCGTGGCAGCCTATGATGGGCAAATCGGCCAGGTTGCCTATTCAGCATCCAAGGGTGGAATCGTAGGGATGACCCTGCCAATGGCGCGGGATCTGGCCGATAAAGGCATTCGTGTATGCGCCATTGCGCCGGGTATCTTCGCCACCCCCATGATGGACGGTATGCCGCAAGAGGTTCAAGATGCGCTGGGCGCGCAGGTGCCCTTCCCGCGGCGCTTGGGTCAGGGGGCGGAATATGCCAATTTGGTTGGACATATCATCGACAACCAAATGCTGAACGGTGAAGTCATCCGCTTGGACGGCGCCATCCGTATGGCGCCGCGGTAA